In Dromiciops gliroides isolate mDroGli1 chromosome 4, mDroGli1.pri, whole genome shotgun sequence, one DNA window encodes the following:
- the LIMD2 gene encoding LIM domain-containing protein 2 produces the protein MFQDAGAAQDTSSHEAKGSPSGSTVQRSKSFSLRAQVKETCAACQKTVYPMERLVADKVIFHNSCFCCKHCHTKLSLGSYAALHGEFYCKPHFQQLFKSKGNYDEGFGRKQHKELWAHKEVANGTKTA, from the exons ATGTTCCAGGATGCTGGAGCAGCCCAGGACACCAGCTCTCAT GAAGCCAAGGGCAGCCCTAGCGGCAGTACGGTGCAGCGCTCCAAG TCATTCAGCCTTCGGGCACAGGTGAAGGAGACTTGTGCAGCATGTCAAAAAACCGTCTACCCCATGGAGCGTCTGGTGGCCGACAAGGTCATCTTCCATAATTCATGCTTCTGCTGCAAGCACTGTCACACCAAGCTCAG TCTGGGCAGCTATGCAGCACTTCATGGAGAATTTTACTGCAAACCCCACTTCCAGCAGTTGTTTAAGAGTAAAGGCAACTATGATGAGGGCTTTGGACGAAAGCAGCACAAGGAGCTCTGGGCCCACAAGGAGGTGGCCAATGGTACCAAAACCGCCTGA